The stretch of DNA AACTACGAACAGTCTGGCCGCCTATTGGACTGAAGATGGCCCCATCATCATCCCTAATGTCCTTGGAGAAGCATTAACTCCTTCTGTTGTCAGTGTAGATGATAATGGCGAAATTCTTGTAGGACAGGTAGCCAAAGAGCGGCTAATCACCCACCCACAGGTGACGGCGGCTACTTTCAAGCGCTATATGGGAACCGAGAAGGTGTACCGGCTCGGACGCTACTCCTTCTCTCCCGAAGAGCTCTCCTCCTTCATTATCCGCTCGCTGAAATCAGAGGTGGAAGCCTTCCTCGGCGAAGAGGTCAAAGAAGCTGTGATCAGTGTTCCGGCTTACTTCAACGACATTCAGCGCAAAGCGACCAAGCGCGCCGCAGAGCTCGCCGGGCTCAAGGTTGAACGACTGATCAGCGAGCCTACGGCCGCTGCCATCGCCTATGGTCTGCACACCCAGGAGAGCGATACGACATTCCTGGTATTCGACCTTGGCGGCGGTACCTTCGATGTATCCATCCTGGAATTCTTCGAAGGTGTCATGGAAGTTAAGTCCATCGCCGGAGACAACTACCTCGGCGGTGAAGACTTTAGCCAGCTGCTCGTATCCTACTTCATTGAGACGAAGGGAATCGATTATCAAGCGCTGGACTTCAAGCAGCGCTCTGCTCTGTTCAAACAGGCCGAAGTGTGCAAGCGTGCCATTGGTGTTGGAACCAAAGGCGAGATGACCTTCACACTTGGCGATGTGACGCATACGCTCAACCTGGACCGGGCGGAATTCGAGAAGATTGCCGGCCAGCTGATTCTGCGGCTGCGTCATCCGATCGAGCGGGCCCTGCGGGACGCCTCCCTCTCCCCAAGCGACCTCGATGCGGTCATTCTGATCGGAGGAGCCACCCGGATGCCTGTTGTCCGCTCTGTGGTCAGCAAAATTTTCGGACAAATGCCGTATACCCAGATTAATCCGGACGAAGCCGTAGCCTTAGGAGCTGCGATTCAAGTGGCGCTGAAGGAGCGCAATGAAGCCCTGAAAGAGGTAGTGCTTACCGATGTGTGCCCATACACACTGGGGATTGAGACCACGAAGGTGCTGGGGCGCGACCATTACGATTCCGGCCATTTCTCGCCGATTATCGAGCGCAATTCACCGATACCCATCAGCCGGGTGGAAAGCTATAGCACGATCCATGATCAGCAGGAGCAGATTCGTGTACATATCTACCAAGGGGAAAGCCGCAAGGTTGAGCACAATATTAAGCTCGGTGAGATGCTGATCCCGGTATCGCCTGCTCCGGCGGGAGAACAGTCTATTGATGTCCGGTTCACTTACGATATTAATGGCATTCTGGAGGTTGAAGTCACCACGGTCAGCACCGGCGTCAAACAGAAGGTGGTCATTGAGAAGAATCCGGGCAAGTTCACTCCCGAGGAGATTGAAGAACGGCTAAGAAAGCTCAAGGACATTAAGATTCATCCCCGTGAACGGACAGAGAACCGGCTGCTGCTGGCCAAAGGGGAGCGACTGTACGAAGAGGCGCTTGGCAAGCAGCGAGAGGAGATTGCTTTTCTACTTGAGCAATTCGAGCGCGTCTTAGCCTCACAGAATGAGCAGGAGGTCAAGAAGGCCGCCGCCGTGCTGCGGAAGCAGCTGGAGCACCTGGAGAGGTGGCGTGATTATTAATGAGCATATGGGCTACTCTCGGCATAGAACCTACTAATGATTCCCGCGAAATTAAGCGTGCTTATGCCCGGAAGCTGAAGCTGTTTCATCCCGAAAGTGACCCAGCAGGCTATCAGCGGCTGAGAGAAGCTTACGATGAAGCACTGCAGCTGGCGAAGCGGCAAGCAGCCATTCCTGATTGGGATGACGATGACGATAATGATTATGAAGAAGAGTGGCCTGATGCTATTGAAGAGCAGGAGCTTGAGGAACAGGAGCTTGGAGAGAATCAGGCCATCCCCCGCTCGCTGTTCATGAACGACAAAATACCGGAGGATGAAGAATCAGGAGACAGTACCTTGCGTCCATTCTCTCGCAATCTCTTCATTGAGGAGGAACCGCTGGAAGATGAAGAAGTAGGGGATACAATCATTCCCCCCCTCTCCCGCCCTCTCTTCTGGAATGATTCGAGGCCGGACCCTGAGTCAGAGCCGCATCCAGAAGAGTATAAGCTGAATCGCCGGAATCCCAATGATGCCGAAGAGTTCCTTTCACGCTTCGAAGCGCTGTATCACCATTTTCAGGAACGAATTAACAAAGAGGCTTGGCTGAATCTGCTCAACGATAATATTCTATGGGATCTGGAGCAGCAAGAACGCTTGTCGGAGCAGATGCTGGATTATCTAGACGAGCACCCTCATCTTCCCCCATCCATCTGGCAGCTGCTTGACAGCACCTTCCATTGGAGTACGCAGGCCAAGCAGCACCCTGAACAGTTCGGGGAACTGTATCCGGATGTCTATTCCCGGTTGAACGGGCAGCGGTTCGAAACCGATCAAGGCTATGTAGCACTAGGACTCGCAGGAGACATCGACCATGAGGAGTTTCTGTCTTACCGGGAGGAAGCCTGGCAGGCTTTGCTTCGCCTGAATTACGAAGAGGCTGGAGAGCACCTCAAGGCATGCGCCCGAATCTTCTCTAATGAGCCAGACCTGATTCGGCTGCAGATTCATTACCATCGGCAGGTTGGTGAGCATGAGCTGGCTATTCAGCTGTGCGGACTCAGTATTGAGCTCTATCCTGAGGTTAGGGACCCTTATCTTGTGCGAGCCTCCCTGCTTATTCAGGCAAGGCGTGCGCCTGAAGCTAAGGGGGACATTGAATACCTGCTGGAGTGGGAACCGGATCAGACAGATGTTCTGCACTGGGCTGGACAGTACCATATGCTTCAGGGCAGCTTCGATGAAGCACGTTCCATTTACCAGCGGCTTTTGGATCGTGACCCACGAGACACGCACGCTTTTGTAGCGTTATCCCATCTGGACGCTGACCGGCTTAAACAGGTTAAGAATGCAGAGGAACGGACGCGAATCCGGCAGCATCTGAACAAGCGCCCCTTGGCTGAGCGGATAAGAGACTTCTTCATCAGTCTGCTTGCCGCCAAATGGAAGGGGATCATTGTATTGGTTCTGCTGCACCTCTTCTTCTTCAACGCATTCACTGAACAAACTGGCTATAGCGTAGCAGGCTATATTCGGGAGCAGTTTAAAGAACCTGAAGTCCAACTCATTCATGATGCAGGTGAACTGGCAATCCTCGATTCCGAGCATAACTTCGTTCAACTAACACTGACAGATGCGCAATACATCGACCTTTATCAGGTAATTGACGAGGATGGAGTCACTGATTACTTGCCTCTGGCAGAAGCCCAGAAACGCGGATTATTCACCGGTAAGCCCGGATATATATGCATAGGCAGGGTCGCCGACTCATATGTCGTTGCCAGCTTAAGCTATGAGCAGGCCAAGGAGGTTAATAAACGGGGGACGATAACAGTGACTGGAAATGCCCATCCACTCAGTGCCAGTCAATTGGACACCAAACTGTCGGAATGGATGAAGGAGAGACCCATTCAATCCAAGTGGATTTCAGCTTATCCGCTGGCAAGCACCTATATTGATGCACAGGAAGATCCTAACCAACAATCCCTGCCAAAGGCGAACGGAATGGTCTGGATTTATGCTATTGCCGCCGTCATCTACTATATTCTGATCCTCCGGACCGCCCGAAGATTCTGGAGAGTCATGCGGTACAATTGAGAATAGGAGGTTAACTAAGGTGATTATACCCCAGCGTACTTTGCAGTATTGGGAGCATGCGCTGATTTCCATTGGCACGACCGGGAATCATGCTTACTTCTTTCAGCAAAATCCCGATCTGGCGTTTAGGAACGAGAAAGAGATTAAAGAGGAAATGATGCCTGCTTGGGATATCACCGACTCCGAATCTCTCAAGCATCATATCCAGTGGCTGCTCACGGAAGGACACCGTAAGGAATTCGAGTTAACCGCTGCACGGCTGGCTTGCCTTCCACAGGAAGCGCGGAACGATTATGTCCGAAATTTTTCCGAAAGTGAACAGGAGCTGGCCAGACTCTATGTAGTCCACAAATATTTCAGACGGCTTCCTCCGACGACCATTGCTGCCCACGATTTTCTATACGCCACCTACTACAGCTCGGCAGGCTGCAGAATCCGGTATTTAACGGAGTCTGAGAAATGGGGCTTCATCTCGCTGGCCGTGAGTGCAATCAAGAAACATTACAGAGGTTGGGATGAACTGATCAGCGCCTTCCATGTTGGTGTTATGTATGTTGCCGGACAACAGATCGTTGAGCCGCATCTAAAGGTGCAGGGAAAGCTGCTGACCTCCCGAAAAAGCCCTTTATACAAGATAAATTTCTGGTCTTAATTATCTATACAAGTAAGAGCGTCCAAGTGTGGACGCTCTTACTCATTCCAGCTGAAAAGCCAGCCCTAGGCTGCTCGCGGCTGCCGTATATTATTTAGAAGCTTGGGCCAGGCGAACCAGCATATGCGCCAGCGCATGCTGCTGCTCTTTGTCGCCAACCTTCCAAAGCTCCTGCAGAAGCTTCTCTTCCGAGTTCCGCGGCTCTTCCTTGGCGGCGAGATAACCGGCCACCTTCTCCGCAGCTTTGGCCATGACTTCCTCGTTCAAGCCAATATTTTTCGCCATCTCAATCTTGTTGCCTAAATAACTCTTAAATGCATCAAAGCTCTCCAGAATGCTGTCCTTTTTGCCATCGTCTATCCGATTCAGTGCGTCATCGACTCTGTTCAGCGCTACTTCGCCCTCCTTATTCACAACATGATTATGCTCTGCCATTTCTAACGCCTCCTCTGAATTGTGATGCACTTTATTTAGGACCTCTTTTAGGTACAGTAGTACTTACCCCGCCCAGTTGTAATGCAAACTCTCCCCTGAAAAACAAAGCTTCCCGCCCGCTATGTAAAAGAAAGCGTCCAAAGGCAAGAAAAGCAGGCTTAACCCTTGCCGCAACACGGCGGGGGTTAAGCCTGCTTTAGGTAAGCACTACACTACCGGATCATTTGGCGACCGGTACAGCATTATAGTATTCTTCAAGGGTGATACCCCGTTTGGCAATGTCGGCGGCAATCTCCTTGCCAACATAGCGAAGGTGCCAAGGCTCATACTTATAGCCGGTAATGGCGTCCTTCCCCTCCGGATAGCGAATGATAAATCCATACTCGCTGACATGATCAGCAAGCCATTTTGCCTCCTTCGTCTCTCCGAAGCAGTCCTCTGCGGCACATCTGCCGTCACTTGCCGATACGTCGATAGCTAGTCCCGTTTCGTGCTCACTGTGCCCGGGAACTGCGCTATAAGTCTTGGCCTTCTCCTCGCCATCCTTCTTCACGTATCGGTTAAACAGCGTCGTCTGCGTCTTATGTGACCGATAAGCGGAAACCCCTGCCAGATAAATGCCGTCTTTCTTAGCTCCAGCAAACATCTCCTCCAGCGCCGTCGCTGCTTCCTTACGCATCATCCGCTTCTCAATCTTGTCCTTGAAGGTGAACGGTACGTCAGGATAAACCAAATCCTGCGGCGTATAATCCTCGGGCAGCGCAAACTCCTTGTTTACAAGTACCGCCATGCTCTTTGGATTTGCTGCAGCCGCCTGGTCCGGCTCTGCCGCCGAGTCCTGGTGATCTCCTGTCTCGGTGACAGGCTCGGATACACGATTTTCGCTATTCGAAGTTGCATCCTCTCCGTCCTTGCCCGTATCCGCTGCAGGCGATTTCGCATCTCCTGACGCGTCGCCTTCGGCCGGAGCCGTCACAGGGTCCGTAATCCCTTCCTGAGTCTGACCATCACTACTATTCCCATTCGTGCTGGTATTGCCGTTGCCCTTGCCACAGGCCGCAAGCAGAGCTGCAGCCAGCAGCAGCACAACTAGAACGGCCACATAGGAACGGCTTCCCTTAGGCTTCTTACTTCTAATCATTGCTGACATCCTCCCTCTCTCACTCTCCGGGTGCCCGTTGTCTCTCTATACCTTAATTCGACTGCATCCAATCCAATCTATGCAGAATGAGCCACTATGCGGCCTTCCAGCTTAACGCCCCCGGCGGCCTCCGCCTCCTCGAGACCCGCTTCTGCCGCTGCCTCCACTGCCTCCGCTGCTCCCTCGGCTCTCACCGCGACGGCCCCGGCCGCCTTGACCCTCGCTGCCTTTGCCTCGATTACCGCGGCCGCCTTGCTGCTTGGAGCCGTCTTGACGGCCTTCTCCCCGGCGGCCTCCTGCATTGCGGCCCTCGCCGCGGCGGCCTCCGCTGCGCCCGCCTGCGGCAGTGTTCGGCTGCTTGGCACGCCCTTCACCCTGACCCTGCTTACGCCCGCTTCCTTCCGGCTGGCCTTCACGCTTCACCAAGCCGGAGGCTTCATAGCGCTGTCTTTCAATACGCTGAGAAATACCGCGCTCAATGTCCCGCAGCTCCGGCAGGTCTCTCGGCGCCACAAAGGTTACAGCGAGCCCTTTGCCCCCAGCCCGGCCCGTCCGGCCGATCCGATGCACATAGCTCTCCGCATCATGAGGAATATCGTAGTTGTAGACATGTGTCACGCCCTCTACGTCGATCCCCCGCGCCGCTACATCCGTGGCTACCAGCAGCTGAAGCTTGGCGTCGCGGAAAGCGCGCATCACCTGCTCACGCTTGGACTGCGACAGATCGCCGTGCAGCTCGTCTGAGGCATACCCTGCCTCCTGCAGAGCCTCATTCAGCGTCTTCGCCCGGCGCTTGGTGCGGCAGAAGATGACGGCCAGATAAGGACGATCGCGTTCAATCATCATCTGGAGTGCATCCTGCTTGGAGCGGTCGGTGCACTCAATGACAAGCTGGCGGATGTTGTCCAGCGGAATATCCGAGCCTGAAGAAATTCGAATGTCCTTAGGCGTCTTCATGTAGTTCCGGGCCAGACGCCGGATGCCGTCCGGCATGGTGGCAGAGAACAGCATCGTCTGCCTGCGCTTTGGCGTAGCATTGATCAGCTGCTCGACTTCATTGAGAAAGCCCATATGCAGCATCTGATCGGCCTCGTCAAGCACAAGCATCGTTACGCCGCCCAGCTGGAGCGAGCCGCGGCGCAGATGATCGAGCAGGCGCCCCGGCGTGCCGATCACGAGATGGCTCCCGCCTTCAAGCTTGCGCAGCTGGCGTTCCACGTCCTGACCGCCGTAAGCGGCCAGCAGATTTACCCCAGGCCGCCCGGCAGCCAGCTTGCGCGCCTCGGCCGTCACCTGAATCGCAAGCTCACGCGTCGGTGTAATAATCAGTGCCTGCGGCTGCGGCTTAGCTGGATTAATTCGTTCGAATATCGGTAAAAGGAAGGCAAGTGTCTTGCCAGTCCCCGTCTGGGCCTGGGCAATGACGTCTCCGCCCGCTAGCAGCTCAGGAAGCGCCGCTTCCTGCACAGGCGTAGGTTTAACAATCCCCTGACTTCTAAGAATATCATTCAAAGCTGGCAATATGCCGAATTGCTGAAATGTCGTCAATCCGTTCACCTCATTATTTATTGGGCCTGCTTACGACCCGCAGACTTATTGTAACAAGGATCGACACAAATCAAAAGTCCGGGCGGCATAAACAAATGCCGCCCGGACGAATATCAAACGCTAGAACCGCCCTGATTTGAAGATGGAGTACAGCAGCCAGATGAACATCAATGCAGCTATAATAAATCCAATCTCTATGGCTGGAATATCCCACAATACGGTAGGCTGACGGGACAAGGAGGAGCCGATGATCAAGCCGACCATAATAATACTGAAGGCAAGCAGCACAATGCTGAATGATAGACGATTGCTGATCTGATCCAGCTTGCGCAGAAATTTGTCCGCCTCGGGAAGGTCCATCTCAACCCTGACCTTCCCTTTACC from Paenibacillus sp. CAA11 encodes:
- a CDS encoding DEAD/DEAH box helicase → MTTFQQFGILPALNDILRSQGIVKPTPVQEAALPELLAGGDVIAQAQTGTGKTLAFLLPIFERINPAKPQPQALIITPTRELAIQVTAEARKLAAGRPGVNLLAAYGGQDVERQLRKLEGGSHLVIGTPGRLLDHLRRGSLQLGGVTMLVLDEADQMLHMGFLNEVEQLINATPKRRQTMLFSATMPDGIRRLARNYMKTPKDIRISSGSDIPLDNIRQLVIECTDRSKQDALQMMIERDRPYLAVIFCRTKRRAKTLNEALQEAGYASDELHGDLSQSKREQVMRAFRDAKLQLLVATDVAARGIDVEGVTHVYNYDIPHDAESYVHRIGRTGRAGGKGLAVTFVAPRDLPELRDIERGISQRIERQRYEASGLVKREGQPEGSGRKQGQGEGRAKQPNTAAGGRSGGRRGEGRNAGGRRGEGRQDGSKQQGGRGNRGKGSEGQGGRGRRGESRGSSGGSGGSGRSGSRGGGGRRGR
- a CDS encoding M15 family metallopeptidase, encoding MIRSKKPKGSRSYVAVLVVLLLAAALLAACGKGNGNTSTNGNSSDGQTQEGITDPVTAPAEGDASGDAKSPAADTGKDGEDATSNSENRVSEPVTETGDHQDSAAEPDQAAAANPKSMAVLVNKEFALPEDYTPQDLVYPDVPFTFKDKIEKRMMRKEAATALEEMFAGAKKDGIYLAGVSAYRSHKTQTTLFNRYVKKDGEEKAKTYSAVPGHSEHETGLAIDVSASDGRCAAEDCFGETKEAKWLADHVSEYGFIIRYPEGKDAITGYKYEPWHLRYVGKEIAADIAKRGITLEEYYNAVPVAK
- a CDS encoding molecular chaperone HscC — its product is MTMIGIDLGTTNSLAAYWTEDGPIIIPNVLGEALTPSVVSVDDNGEILVGQVAKERLITHPQVTAATFKRYMGTEKVYRLGRYSFSPEELSSFIIRSLKSEVEAFLGEEVKEAVISVPAYFNDIQRKATKRAAELAGLKVERLISEPTAAAIAYGLHTQESDTTFLVFDLGGGTFDVSILEFFEGVMEVKSIAGDNYLGGEDFSQLLVSYFIETKGIDYQALDFKQRSALFKQAEVCKRAIGVGTKGEMTFTLGDVTHTLNLDRAEFEKIAGQLILRLRHPIERALRDASLSPSDLDAVILIGGATRMPVVRSVVSKIFGQMPYTQINPDEAVALGAAIQVALKERNEALKEVVLTDVCPYTLGIETTKVLGRDHYDSGHFSPIIERNSPIPISRVESYSTIHDQQEQIRVHIYQGESRKVEHNIKLGEMLIPVSPAPAGEQSIDVRFTYDINGILEVEVTTVSTGVKQKVVIEKNPGKFTPEEIEERLRKLKDIKIHPRERTENRLLLAKGERLYEEALGKQREEIAFLLEQFERVLASQNEQEVKKAAAVLRKQLEHLERWRDY
- a CDS encoding DUF3243 domain-containing protein; amino-acid sequence: MAEHNHVVNKEGEVALNRVDDALNRIDDGKKDSILESFDAFKSYLGNKIEMAKNIGLNEEVMAKAAEKVAGYLAAKEEPRNSEEKLLQELWKVGDKEQQHALAHMLVRLAQASK
- a CDS encoding DUF1266 domain-containing protein — encoded protein: MIIPQRTLQYWEHALISIGTTGNHAYFFQQNPDLAFRNEKEIKEEMMPAWDITDSESLKHHIQWLLTEGHRKEFELTAARLACLPQEARNDYVRNFSESEQELARLYVVHKYFRRLPPTTIAAHDFLYATYYSSAGCRIRYLTESEKWGFISLAVSAIKKHYRGWDELISAFHVGVMYVAGQQIVEPHLKVQGKLLTSRKSPLYKINFWS
- a CDS encoding tetratricopeptide repeat protein, which gives rise to MSIWATLGIEPTNDSREIKRAYARKLKLFHPESDPAGYQRLREAYDEALQLAKRQAAIPDWDDDDDNDYEEEWPDAIEEQELEEQELGENQAIPRSLFMNDKIPEDEESGDSTLRPFSRNLFIEEEPLEDEEVGDTIIPPLSRPLFWNDSRPDPESEPHPEEYKLNRRNPNDAEEFLSRFEALYHHFQERINKEAWLNLLNDNILWDLEQQERLSEQMLDYLDEHPHLPPSIWQLLDSTFHWSTQAKQHPEQFGELYPDVYSRLNGQRFETDQGYVALGLAGDIDHEEFLSYREEAWQALLRLNYEEAGEHLKACARIFSNEPDLIRLQIHYHRQVGEHELAIQLCGLSIELYPEVRDPYLVRASLLIQARRAPEAKGDIEYLLEWEPDQTDVLHWAGQYHMLQGSFDEARSIYQRLLDRDPRDTHAFVALSHLDADRLKQVKNAEERTRIRQHLNKRPLAERIRDFFISLLAAKWKGIIVLVLLHLFFFNAFTEQTGYSVAGYIREQFKEPEVQLIHDAGELAILDSEHNFVQLTLTDAQYIDLYQVIDEDGVTDYLPLAEAQKRGLFTGKPGYICIGRVADSYVVASLSYEQAKEVNKRGTITVTGNAHPLSASQLDTKLSEWMKERPIQSKWISAYPLASTYIDAQEDPNQQSLPKANGMVWIYAIAAVIYYILILRTARRFWRVMRYN